Part of the Prunus dulcis chromosome 8, ALMONDv2, whole genome shotgun sequence genome is shown below.
ACATAAACACGCTCCATGCTTTGCTCTCTATGAGATGGTTCTGACCTGTTAGTTTGGGAAGGAAAACAAggataaaagaaaatacacaaaaaaaaaaaaaaaaaaaaaaaaaaaaaaaaaaaaaaaaaaaaaaaaaaaaaaaaaaaaagaaagaaggaaagaatcATGTACATCTGAAAGGTCAAGAGTCTTTGAGGACAATAAGGAGGCAGGTTGGTGAGAGGAAGGTATTTTGTATCATTGCTAAAAATGTCCACGAAGGGTTAATCCAGCAACGTCATCCATGGGTGCAATGTCAGCAGCTTGAAAGAGAGAACATGAAAGGAATTTTTACCAATATAGGCCCACGAGGATTGCAAAACAAACATTTTCGTACCATGATCCTGTAGACTTGCCAAGCAAATTTTGAAAGTATACACTACTGTCACCATCTAAGACAACAAACATTTTTTCATCCGCACACACGCAAACAGAATGCCATTAGTTTGGGATTAACAcggaaattttataatattacaGAGTGTATTAAAGTGCTGACAAACTTGAATCAAATCCTAACAGCTAACGAACTACTCGAGCCTTAATAATTGGTAGCTATTAGAATAACGAATGAAAAGGCTGTCCAAATCAAATATACAATGAAAGAATGATATGCCCCCACCATGTTATTAACACAAcaggaaagaaaacaaactctAGGAACTGAAGTAGCAAGCTTCCCAAATTTCAAATAGTAACAAACTATAACTGAACAAGGCTGAGAAAATAGTTACCCCTTGTTCCTTCCCGAAGGGCCTTGGCAACGCGAAGAGGCGTCTTCTTCAAACCTTCTCTGTTAACATCCTCTCCCAGACCCTGCATGAGAACTTTCACAGCATCTTCAATAGCTATGGTTTCAGGTTCTTCCTCAAAACTCAGCTCGATGCAACCCAATTTCACTCCATTCTCAAGTTCCGAGCAGAAATGTCCCTCATCCAAAGCGCCCATTGACAGACCACAAAAACCAGCACCGACCCAGATCGCAAATCAAGTTACAGATTTCAAACACCCAAAGACACGGCAATTCAAATCACgaaatcaatcaaaaccaaaGGTGCCCACTTTAACAGAAGAAAGATGGGTCACaggaaataaaaatcaaatctttCCCCAAAACCAGTAATGAATCaataagaaaactaaaaaccaaAGCTACCCAGATGACCAAACGATAGGATCCTCGCAAAACCAATAATCCCGAGGTACCCAGATGATCAAATTATTCAGTTAACAAAGTAGAGCTATaaagagaggaggaggaggaggctAAAGCCTTAAGGGGATGTGAGAATGAAACGTAGGGTTGCCAGTTCGACGTATGAATGTGTGGATCTTCGTCTCTAATCGGAATGTGGGACCCAATTGCCCACATGAAGGGGGGAGGCTGTGGATTGGGCTTTTGGGGCTGTGTTTTTTTGTACGGGACCGGAGGACCTGGGTCGCTGACAACTAACCACACGgttctttcctcttttttatttcgttatctctctccctctctctctgctaTGTCTGCTCTGTTCTCGTGTCATATGAATCAATATatagacaaaaaaaatgattagAACATTTGACGCTTCCAGTCAGAAACACCAAGCCAGAAATTACCAAATGGTATATGGGATTGGTGTAGAGCGGTACGTATACGTTCCACCAACCCACCAAAACGAAGAAATTAAGAACTCTCACCCACCGCATATCTTGGATCTGTACTCTGGTTTGGTGGGTTTCCTTTATGGTCAATGGATCTTTGTGTATAAAGTTTATTTATTCTGTTCCATCATCAAATCTTAGTGGTCGTCAAGGGTTTTACGAAAATCATTGCATATGAACTTTTTGCTAGAGGATCTAAGGAGAGCAGTGCCGTGTATATTCTATCTTATTAGCCAGTGGTGCTTAGAGGTTCTACAAAAAGTCATGTACATTAACtttatttcaaaatagtaTATCTCTTTGTTCCAATGGATCTAATGTTATTTGTGGCATAATAAAGTTTGGATTGGTTCAAGAGTTTCAATATCGTTAGGGAAACGAGTTAGGGGATTAAACTAGATCAAGGGTTTCAATATCGTTGACATAAATTTTATACTACCatagaaaatataagaatCATGGATGTTGTATTTCATAGAAATAAAGAATCATGGATGTATTTAAAGTAACTTGGTAATCTCAATGAGGCTATGATGATGAATTATAATGAAGAGCGCCCTTAGGCCATCTTCAAGTGGGGAGGGTTATATTTTAGCcttttaaaaaatgattttataagGAATAATGTCAGGCTACATTTTAACTGTCTCTATCAGTAAATGgctaaatttaatattttaataatttttagtATATGatgtaaatttattagttaatttatttaaactactatttatatcctattttaaaatacatttttttcagaaaaaatatggaatataattttttacatCCACGTGTCGGATTACATTTCTCTTGTTCTAAAAAcaacttaaaaattaatttaaatgaaaaaaaaatgaaggatAGTTTGTAAAAGAATGAAGATATTGTGAAAAATTATgtaaaatgatgaaattgaGGAAGGATAATATGTACAATGATGAAGATGTTGTCATAAGTTATGTAAGAACGAGGTaggtatttatataaaaattttaattttttagaatttttttcaaattttttaaattaaaaaaaactaacttACGTCACTAACTGGGCCTTATCCAATTATCTAGCCTAGGCTAGCCAAAGGGCCACATGTGGTCCTCATTTTAGGAATTGGCCCCTTATGTAGCcctcctttattttttttgttttggtatccCTTTGTGTAGCCCACTCTTGAAGATGTGTTTTGGGGATTTTGGATTATATTTGAGGATATAGAACTCACTTGAAGATGGCCTTAATAGGAGTAATTATAGAATAATACAGTAGTACAGTCACGTGGTAcatcttatatatttgttataatataagtgtatttattgatattattttcaaaaatggaagaaaataaatcatgtCGTCCGCCcatatcatatcacatatACAAGATATAATACATAATCATACTACCGTAATATTCTATAATTACTCCCCTAGATAGTTGTCCGATAAAGAAACTCCTCACCTCAACATTAAACGATTGAATTGAACCTCTCACCACACCTACTTCTTCAAATCCGTTTCATGTTTATGCTCTCATCTATCAACCCATTCTCCTTCATTGATAAATAGAAGCCCATTGTTCATTaagttaaagaaaaatattgagtTGGGCCAAATTGGCCCTACCCATTGGCCAGCCCATTCTTTCAACCCATTATCTAGTTCGGGTCTTCGGATCttgaaatttgatttctaGCAGCTGCCCTGCCCATCATTGATCTCACTCTTGCAAGAACCCATGGATCCTCCACATGGATGCAGGCCATGGAGACCGTGCTTACTTCACCATCCCCACCAccatctccaccaccaccatcccTTGTTCCTCTGCCCTCACCATCACTACCACCACCATCTTCATCACCAGAACAATCGCAACCTCTTCAATTGCCACGTACACACCAATTTTGCGCCTTTTCCTCAAAATCCAGAACactctgctgctgctgctgctgctattCCTTTTCAAACCCATTCGATTTCAGAGACTTCTGGGTACGAAGAAGCGTACAATTACGATTCTACCCTAAACccatttcaagttttcaacttCATCTGTATTGGTTTCTCATCATTTTAGTTGGTTCTTGGTAACAGAGCATTGCAGGAGCAGCAGAAGCATGGTGAAATTGGTGATGTTGTTGGgtttgaagaggaagaggaagaggatgaTGACCCAGTTTTCGTCTTAACAGATGAGTGGAAGGAGTTCTTTGCTAAATCTGAAGCTAAGAGGAGACTAGGTAGGCACTGAGTGTTCTTAGTCTCTCTACCCTTCACCCATTTCTcgctccttttttttcttttctatttcaaaGATACTGACTTTTATAGtatgatttgaatttggtgtAATTACAGAGAAGCAGCAggcgaagaagaagagaaaaggcTAAGCAAAATCAAGAGTGATATGAAATCATATTTTGTCTTTGTGGTTTTGAGTCTCTGTTTCTGGTTTTGTCGTTGCTAAgtaattttgtttgaaaaGAGTGTACCAATGAAGCCAGGGAAAATCCCATGTGTCTCAAAATGTTTATTGAGGTGTGGAAATGATAGATTTGATATATTCAACTTCTTGAAAATCTACAAGTACATGTAAAGATACATTGATAGCTGCAATGCTGCGAGCACAATGGccatttttcttcattcaattcaattgGTTTCTCAGTAAGCTTTACAATCTTCTTGCACGAAGGCTTGCCTGGCCATCTAGGGTTTGAAGGCCAGCTTGTTGAGAGCAGCATTAAACCTCTCTTCCGGGATCATTCGGTGGTTTTCATAGAAATCTAATATCTCCATTGATATGTTTTTCACCTGCCAGAATATGCATCGTAATTAATTCCCAGGGTATGAATAGAAAGAACGCCTCATAATTAATCTAATATCTTCAGTCAACTGATGTGCCAAATTAGGGTCACGCCTCACACAGAACACTAAATATGTAGacagaaaataatgaaaagatGTCGAAACATCCGAAAGACTTACCACATTCATGTCCACACGGAGCTCTTCAAACCATGCTGTGGTATCTTTCTCTTTAAGTACGCTCGCAATGTATATGCAAGCTAAAGCAATCAGGTGTGGAGGATGTACGAGTGCAAGATCCATCTTGTATGTGTCATTTACTACTCCCCTGTGTATATCAACATGTCAAGGTTACCTTATGTCTAAAGTGTAAAAACGGTCAGAATGTCTACGTACAAAAATTCACTCATCCGAAATGCAATTCAAGCTTATACAGAAAACACATAAAAACAGAACATCTTTTATCAGCTCCACCCAAGTCTTGCATTCATTTTGGAAGCATCTTTGCATGAAAACCCTTCACAAGAAGTAGAGCCCTAAagatatgtataaataaatagcaGCTAGATACGCATGCAGATATGTATCACACCTTCAGAAAATAAACCACTCCAGAGATTGGGCTCTTACCAAGTTAACTGAGTCATACTTATATCGTTTAAGCTTGCATCTTGAAGCAACCTGGAAAGAAATGGAGTGAAATGCTTTTAAGAATCTTCTTAGTGAAGAGAGGATAGTTTCCTATCAACATAGAGAGAGTGAGCTAGATAAGAAGAACATTAATGGCATCACCAGAATCACACATAACAGTTTTAGGTGCAAACTTAAAGTTGGACTTCTATTAGTGTGCTAAAAACTATGACACTAAATTGGACTGTATACATATTTGCTGAAATACAATGGTGCCAACCACTCATGATCTGCAGGAATTGAAAGATTTACGAGAAACAAATAAAGCAAAACTGTAGAGCTTAAATAAGGTGGGAACTAAGCAGATAAACAAGTATTTATCTCTACAGAATACTTACTGAGACAATGAACGATAAGGATGATATACAACTAAATAATAGTTGAGAGCTTCTAGAATCTTCATTTCCATTTCCAGTATGTCTTTGATCTCATATCTATACTTCTCATCAGAATCTGTAACAGAAAAGTGGTAAATTGTGAGGGCTTCACATTAAGTAAATCATAATAAAAGTTGGAGAAGTAATCTATTATTTTCAGTAACAAGTACTTACATATTTTTCTGATGTAAAATACGAGAAGTTTAGCTTGCACCGTGCTTTCTTCTGCTTTTGATGCCAGGTACAAGCAGGTTGGAGCTACAAGACGTGGATCATACTCAGACATACTCTTCCTGAAGCAATAAATAGAATTATGCTTGGAAAGAGAAATCACATCTAGACTTTAAAGTCCTGCAATGATAGATAGCCAAACCCCAGGCCCGGAGAAAGGAATTCAACAATAGCTGTATAATGAACTGGGACAAAATAGAGTTGTGAACATCACAACAGATGAGAACAATGTAACCAGCATACAAGTGAGAATGAACAGCATATTACACTGAACTTGTTTGGGGGAATAAGAATTAACTATATGATTAAGGACTGTTTGAATACACATCTTAACAGCACGTCATTAATAAGCAGGGTGAAAATGTAAACATGAAGACACAAACAAGCAATGGACATGTGCAATCATGATTGGGTCTTGATTTGAGGATATGCCTAGCTTGTTAGTTATTTATTCTGTCATCGTCAAAATGAACCTCAGTGACAAAATCAGTTAAGAGGCATAAAAATCTGGCTTAGctaaacaaatgagagaaacttAACAGATACGGACTCAAACTTGAAATGCAGGATTTAGGGGTTAAGTTAACAACACTCACAGAACTTCCACAAGAGAACAACCCATACATTCAAATAAGGAAGGAACCATGAACTTATGGTTAGTAACTGAGCATTTTTCTCCCACTATTGGATAATTAGTTAAGATACCTGGTGTACACTCGTCTCATATATGTAACTGCAGTAGCTACAACCCTGAAACCAGTAAATAAGAGATCAGATAAATAGGCAGAAGTGAATTAAGAATTTCCTACACTTCAAGTAGATGAAGTAATCAGCTCGACCTTTGCCTCACTTTTACATGTTGTGCCAATTTTGATATATctgaaagaaaggaaaaaggaaaagaaaaaaacaattaatttataGTAAACATATACAAAACATAAGTGATAAGCAGTACCATGCTTGCGCATGTGAACAACATACATTAATCTTTGTATCAGAAGCTCTATTCCAGAAAGTCGGATTACATAAAAAAAGAGTAATATGGTATACATTTGAAGGATATTCATCACAAATAGCATCACTTCAACAAAGAAATACCAAAAAACATAAGAACTTTGTAAGATGGTAAAAATCCAAAGCTCCATATGACAACTTCTAAGGGAAATGAATATCTACAGAACACCAACACACACAACCACGTGATAGAAGCACTATTAGTTTTTTCTATAGTTTCAATCCGGTTAAAAAGATCCCAAAGGTAGATTTCATTTCCTCGTTTAGGCATTCTTGATATTGGGATCCTGTCAAAACTTATAATGTTTTTCATCTCTAGTCAAGTTATTAAATGGGGGCATAAGAAGCTCAATTGAAATGAAGGAAGTCCAATCCAAATGTAACAGTTCAGCATCAAGCACAGatatcaaaaaaataacaaaaacccatATTACAAAACTCATTTAAAATCCTATaacaagtaaaacaaaaaccaaattcatgGCAATCAAAACAGAAACATAATACGAAACCAAAGccaacagagagagagagagagagagagagagagagagagagagagagagaatacaGCTGGCCATATGCATCTTTATGAGCTTGAAGTCTTCAAGAGTGATGCCTTTCTCTTTATCAAGTGGGAAGACCACATCCACATCTTCCTGGTCGAAAAGCTGTTTGCTGCGTAAAACAAACAACCCATAATCAGAAACAAGGAAAAGCAAAacgccaaaaaaaaaaaaaaaatcagaaacatgGAAAACAATATTGGGTTTTGAAATACATACTAGTGGGACGACGTCCAGAAATTGGCAGCCATTTCTTTCCTGGGAGATTCAAAGTGTCTGAGTTCCCCCAACCGTCAATTACTTCCTCGCTTCAGATTCTGATTACCGGGCAAGTAGAAATTGGACCTTGTGGAACGTATTTACATTGAGAGTGCAGCCAATTTTGTTGCCCATTCAGATTATCTAATGGGCTACCCATCTCTTTCGATCCACTTGAACTAAACAAATCTAGCCCAATTAACAAAAAGGATAAAGGAAAAAGGCAGTCgccacttttctttttttcttttttttttggggctaTCAAAGTTTGGAAGGGAACAAGGAGGTGTCATTAAGGCTTGAACCCGAGAATATTGATCTGCGACAAATACTTTTAACATTGAGTTATGAATTCGTTAGCACTTGCTATTTTACACCTTGCaactttattatatttttaactttttttaactTCCTAAAAACTTGAATCTTGTTTCCAGCAGCAAAACAGGGCCCGAGCAGATAGTGGGACCTAGCAGACTGGGCTGGGCCGAGTTTTACCATGACATCAGCAGTGCTACAGTGCCGCTGCAGTCCACGTGTCGCACTCTGGGCTCTCagatcagatttttttctccaatccaacggtagccaatttttgtgcaattaaaaaaaatcgaaatttttttaaaaaaatactaaattttttttctataaataccaaccaatacacttcacttttaacaccaaatcctcatacattttcttctccttctactattattcactttctactcaatatttttttcactttcaagtttatttttctctatcatattatggcttcttctattgAAACcagaggggcatggagcatgatatcttatctgaaatttgatatttgaaaccgaaaattttatccgattatgagatatgaatagtattgacacttagaaacccaaaaatcttatctaaaaatattatctaaattaattgtttaggtaaaaatagttgtgaaaaaaaaattttaatagtatttgccatggcaaatgaCAACTGCTAGAAACACATAGCAAGGATAGCCactattcatatgaatagtAGCTACCCTAGCCCTCCCTTGCCATAATAAAGGACAAACTGCTGAAAGTGCTCTAAGTGATGTAGGAATAAAAGTGTATGCAACCACACAATACAAAGTCTATAATGAGAGTAATTCTCCTAACAGAGCCAAGAGTGtcataattatatttttgggtttgatttgaGAGTTTGTCCAAAACCCTTGAATGATTGAGATATATTGGTCTTTCAAATTGTAGGTGACATGACAGGCCAACAAGAACACATTACCAAACAAGAATGGGTGGGCTCGGACAGTGCCCATGAGGTTAAGGTGAATGTTTTAcacatttgaaaaaaaaaatacatcgaCAGCTCCACCAACTTCCAATCAGTGAGTTTATGTCTGTAAAGTCCacgtttttgtttctttaagaATTATTTCTTTGCAAAAGACTTGCAAATTTTGTAAAGCAAAATTGTGAACTGCCACCGCATgtcctttcttttctctctcactctcatcTCATCTCTTAAATAAACGGAAGTGACAAAATATTAATACATTCATAAACTCCGAGTGTAGGGTACGGACATGAAGCCATTTACAAGATTAACGTTGTCCTATCTTCGGCTCcttatttaaaattcataatgtTACATACTGGGCACAAGTGAATTTATTCTATAAGCAATATTTGACAAAGTGAACTATAACATTTCATGCCCACGTTTGAAGCCTGCCAACTTCTTCAAAGACATTATTTATAGAGGTGAAGAGGAAGGCGTGGAGATAGCAAAGCCTCCAGCGGATTTGCTTTGGGCAAGGCAAGCCCCAGCCCTTCACGCATGTCCACTGCCTCCTCACCAACCCTACTCATATCAAAACCCTGAACCAAACGAGccagaattaattggaccacTTGCAGCCCCAAAACCATGCCAGGGCACGACCTCCTGCCTGAGCTGAACGGAATATactcaaaattattttgaccTTTGAATTCCACGTCAGCATGGGTGGTCATGAACCTCTCGGGTTGGAATTCACTTGGGTTGCCCCACATGCTCGGGTCCCGTTGTAGTTTCCAAATGTTGACTAGTACACGAGTGCCCTTGGGCACGTGGTAGCCTGCCAGGTGGCAATCCTCTGTGGCCTCACGCAGGCCTGTGAGTGGGCCAGGTGGGTATACGCGAAGGGTTTCTTTGAGAATGGCTTGGAGGTATTTGAGGTTAGGGAGGTCTGATTCTTGTACCCATCTGTCTCTTCCTACGTGTATGTCCAGTTCTTGTTGGGCAGcttttagggtttttgggTTGTTCAGTAGTAGGGAGAGTGCCCATGTTAGAGTGACGGATGTGCTTTCTGTGCCAGTTAGGATTAGAACCTGCCAAAAGCAATTAAGGAAAACAATTAATATTtgtataataattaatattgttGCTGAATAGCTTTATATTGTTACACTAAATTAACCTTACCAGTGCTGTTGATTTGATGACATTATCAAGGCTATGGCCAGAAATTacatcctcctcctcttgcAAGCTGGAGATCATCACATCCATCAAGTCACTTTCAACCCTATCTAT
Proteins encoded:
- the LOC117638172 gene encoding SKI/DACH domain-containing protein 1-like, encoding MDPPHGCRPWRPCLLHHPHHHLHHHHPLFLCPHHHYHHHLHHQNNRNLFNCHVHTNFAPFPQNPEHSAAAAAAIPFQTHSISETSGALQEQQKHGEIGDVVGFEEEEEEDDDPVFVLTDEWKEFFAKSEAKRRLEKQQAKKKRKG
- the LOC117638171 gene encoding cyclin-C1-2-like, translated to MAANFWTSSHYKQLFDQEDVDVVFPLDKEKGITLEDFKLIKMHMASYISKLAQHVKVRQRVVATAVTYMRRVYTRKSMSEYDPRLVAPTCLYLASKAEESTVQAKLLVFYIRKIYSDEKYRYEIKDILEMEMKILEALNYYLVVYHPYRSLSQLLQDASLNDISMTQLTWGVVNDTYKMDLALVHPPHLIALACIYIASVLKEKDTTAWFEELRVDMNVVKNISMEILDFYENHRMIPEERFNAALNKLAFKP